In one window of Saccharomyces paradoxus chromosome VII, complete sequence DNA:
- the SUT1 gene encoding Sut1p (Transcription factor of the Zn(II)2Cys6 family~similar to YGL162W) has protein sequence MSTSITVRNRDQSLPPLLLPSVPLLEKDMCRKGAQNVGITDPELLSTTWTRKRAFPADELTEGYKRLKPATTDSNKFAIGIATVTPPPTLPVSAIAPPPQNYTPPLFEYHHHALASVGSEDANASCAQMSMISRSTSNSTTSSTTSTSSISKRQRSGPSCDKCRLKKIKCNAKIEILLQDDTIIPLISNKLRYVLTPNDILLYRGTLLQNIAIPDDVIEGTSSRKLIKHIDKLVLLTPCLPCIKKKHSSSSTNFQKSNNCTFSKGFTRADINISSKISLKFKDKTIYDITYDDYKSTNF, from the coding sequence ATGTCTACAAGCATTACAGTAAGAAACAGAGACCAATCTTTACCACCTCTATTGCTTCCTAGTGTTCCCCTGCTGGAGAAGGATATGTGCCGTAAAGGTGCCCAAAATGTAGGCATCACTGATCCGGAACTCTTGTCGACCACTTGGACGAGGAAGCGGGCTTTTCCGGCCGATGAGCTTACTGAAGGCTATAAGAGACTAAAGCCTGCTACCACCGACAGTAATAAGTTCGCTATTGGCATTGCAACGGTAACGCCGCCGCCAACGCTTCCTGTGAGTGCAATTGCCCCTCCTCCACAAAACTACACTCCACCATTGTTTGAGTATCACCATCATGCACTTGCTTCTGTTGGTAGCGAAGACGCTAATGCATCATGCGCCCAAATGTCTATGATTTCGCGCTCTACCAGTAACTCGACAACCTCCTCCACCACATCTACTAGTTCAATCTCCAAGAGGCAAAGAAGCGGTCCTAGTTGTGACAAGTGtcgtttgaaaaaaataaaatgcaACGCTAAAATTGAGATATTGCTTCAAGACGATACTATAATACCACTGATCTCGAACAAGTTGCGTTACGTTTTGACTCCTAATGATATCCTGCTATATCGAGGCACGTTACTACAAAATATAGCGATACCGGATGATGTCATTGAAGGTACGAGTTCACGAAAGTTGATCAAGCATATTGACAAGTTGGTTTTGCTCACGCCTTGTTTACCATGcattaagaaaaagcactcttcttcttccactaattttcaaaaaagtaataattGTACTTTTTCGAAAGGCTTTACGAGAGCTGATATAAACATTTCATCCAAAATCTctttaaaatttaaagataAAACCATTTACGACATAACCTATGATGACTATAAAAGCACAAACTTTTAG
- the YIP5 gene encoding Yip5p (Protein that interacts with Rab GTPases~similar to YGL161C): MPSNNSSFLDIDDDLEGVDDFGNEPNPFDDATVPDSPSMNNSTAIKGSEFYNTMGSKGESAPLQGQMDPPTYDQVLGENGNDGNGRNGLRPGLINYYSRYFQLDLAQFKKRLSAVLTFRNDQDSEGAEDNTDLYGAVWITATVVMINFTMSKGLKFIISDIVEGIRTGEDIDRATQFKKLLHSIWLFYGYTFGVPFITLQVLNRDEHSERNRSFKSVPELISVYGYSNLIWIPVCVILNILDMSKRLRTVQAVQWAIVALGWAQSSYFLNSQISNNNNETQSNGKFSLSIIVVIALHTLFCILFRFIIF, translated from the coding sequence atgccgTCTAATAACAGTAGTTTTTTGGATATTGACGATGATCTCGAGGGTGTAGATGATTTTGGGAACGAGCCCAACCCATTTGATGATGCTACTGTCCCTGACAGTCCAAGCATGAATAACTCGACTGCAATAAAAGGTAGCGAGTTTTACAACACAATGGGCAGTAAGGGCGAATCCGCACCATTGCAAGGTCAAATGGACCCACCAACCTACGACCAAGTGCTTGGTGAGAACGGTAATGACGGCAATGGCCGTAATGGATTGAGGCCAGGATTGATAAACTACTATTCTAGGTACTTCCAACTCGATTTGGCACagttcaagaaaagattatCCGCGGTGCTGACGTTTAGAAACGATCAGGACTCTGAAGGTGCCGAAGATAATACCGATTTGTACGGTGCCGTATGGATCACTGCCACGGTGGTAATGATCAATTTCACCATGAGCAAGGGGTTGAAATTTATTATTAGCGACATAGTTGAGGGCATCAGAACCGGTGAGGACATCGACAGGGCCACTCAGTTTAAGAAGCTGCTTCATTCCATTTGGCTATTTTACGGATATACGTTCGGCGTGCCATTCATTACTCTGCAGGTATTGAATAGAGATGAGCACTCAGAGCGCAATAGAAGTTTCAAGAGCGTTCCCGAATTGATTTCCGTTTATGGGTATTCTAATTTGATCTGGATACCTGTTTGTgttattttgaatatattgGATATGTCCAAGCGTCTAAGGACTGTTCAAGCCGTTCAATGGGCAATCGTAGCCCTCGGATGGGCACAGTCGTCTTATTTCTTAAATTCtcaaatatcaaataataataacgagACACAATCGAACGGGAAGTTTTCGTTGTCCATTATCGTTGTCATTGCCCTGCATACTTTATTCTGTATATTATTCAGGTTTATaatattctga
- the AIM14 gene encoding putative metalloreductase (NADPH oxidase localized to the perinuclear ER~similar to YGL160W) codes for MNIKESPLITFVKRHSETHFANIKYGYYVLIISLAYLVALALLRAFGTRTPSRSASAIKNKMVYRLYYMDPAIHLGILFFALLVPFYYHYSLTTQSTVYLKRLGRLSYALIPLNLFLTLRPNWILRKNCTYTDFIPFHKWFSRVITVIGLLHGIFFIIKWAIDDSVSLKQKLILKTFNFVGFIVSILVVCLLICSIGPMRRYNYRLFYIVHNLVNLAFILLIPIHSRPGVKFPFLLLNCILLFVHMINRVIFAKPLTVLSKNANYSKTNLVHVRLPRAVLPDFFEPGSHIRISPYGKINPLYWLLPSHPYTIASLAEDDTIDLIIKETSTAEPGGQIESLRSNPKSFHLDQERTYTLISSYPPSVPEECFSQGTNIAIVCGGSGISFALPLFRYFFNKENIKYLKMIWLIKDYSEYEIVLDYLRTNGLTFEKKLSNNKKFSVFISGEYSAETRLDETTNNIDDENSEYEMGSFNNEDEDLSISNFNSENAYSNDNTPETSHSPTDDNGSLIEVKSKHSFTLFNELKSFHDESTQVNENETWLFSCGPSSLLQLTKKYCNDEKINFVCETYGL; via the coding sequence atgaatataaaagaGTCACCTCTCATTACGTTCGTTAAAAGACATTCGGAGACACATTTTGCCAATATCAAGTACGGATATTATGTGTTGATAATATCATTAGCTTATCTCGTTGCGTTAGCTCTTTTGAGAGCTTTCGGAACGAGAACCCCATCTAGATCAGCGTCAGctatcaaaaataagatGGTTTATCGGTTGTATTATATGGATCCTGCAATTCATTTGGgtatattgttttttgCACTTCTAGTTCCATTTTACTACCATTACTCTTTAACCACCCAATCTACGGtctatttgaaaagattagGGAGATTGAGTTATGCCTTAATCCCATTGAACCTATTCCTCACCTTGAGGCCTAATTGGATCCTCAGGAAAAACTGCACCTACACTGACTTTATACCGTTCCATAAATGGTTTTCACGTGTTATCACCGTAATTGGTTTGCTTCAtgggattttttttatcattaaaTGGGCGATTGACGATAGTGTTTCCCTAAAGCAGAAATTGATTTTAAAGactttcaattttgttgGGTTTATAGTATCAATTTTGGTGGTTTGTCTGCTCATTTGCTCGATTGGACCAATGAGAAGGTACAACTATCGTCTCTTTTACATTGTGCATAACCTAGTTAACCTTGCGTTCATCTTACTCATCCCAATACACTCGAGGCCGGGTGTTAAATTcccatttcttttactcAACTGTATCCTATTATTTGTTCACATGATCAATAGAGTAATATTTGCGAAACCCTTGACAGTTTTGAGTAAGAATGCgaattattcaaaaacaaacttAGTTCATGTGAGATTGCCTAGGGCAGTTCTTccagatttttttgaacctGGATCACATATTAGAATAAGCCCTTACGGAAAAATTAATCCACTTTACTGGTTGCTACCATCACATCCATACACAATTGCGTCTTTGGCAGAGGACGATACAATTGATCTTATCATAAAGGAAACCTCGACAGCGGAGCCAGGTGGCCAGATAGAATCTCTTCGTAGCAATCCGAAATCCTTTCATTTAGATCAAGAAAGAACCTACACTTTAATTAGTAGTTATCCTCCCTCTGTACCCGAAGAATGTTTCTCTCAAGGTACGAATATAGCCATTGTATGCGGTGGGTCTGGTATATCCTTTGCCCTACCGCTATTTaggtatttttttaacaaGGAGAATATAAAATACTTGAAAATGATCTGGTTGATAAAGGATTACTCTGAATATGAAATTGTTTTGGATTACCTAAGAACAAATGGTTTGACTTTCGAAAAGAAGCTCTCAAATAACAAGAAGTTTTCAGTGTTTATTAGTGGGGAGTACTCGGCGGAAACGCGATTGGACGAAACTACGAATAATATCGATGATGAAAACTCCGAGTACGAAATGGGTTCTTTCAACaatgaagacgaagacCTTTCGATTTCTAATTTCAATTCAGAAAATGCGTACAGCAATGATAATACGCCAGAGACAAGTCACAGCCCCACAGATGATAATGGGAGCTTGATCGAAGTAAAATCTAAACACAGTTTTACTCTTTTCAACGAATTGAAGAGCTTCCATGATGAAAGCACACAAGTgaacgaaaatgaaacatGGCTGTTTTCATGTGGCCCTTCATCGTTATTACAATTGACCAAGAAATATTGTAacgatgaaaaaatcaacttTGTCTGTGAGACTTACGGATTATGA
- a CDS encoding uncharacterized protein (similar to YGL159W), whose product MNNSIVTDDEVREFYLNCSSHTIIETLIGLHDSLRLYSQNHGILPNRIFKKLDEGNEDANISHIFMPVVSKDFSGIKVLVNNNNKNFQGVINLIEPETGKLVGCFEAKQITAIRTALVSCIGLYRQLSDSHDKLFRFEDGTCHLTCFGTGLQAFWHIYIAVKLIFSGIVDESLKLVEINILYHNNMMDLDCVESIKKSFGGDLKIKLNQYQMKDMSLKDNGVVSSSDIIFGCLPTLEPNLFLKQLVNNEASTEQKHTYISLIGSYKPVMHECDKELIDKFKQNDENTCILVDSREHTLLESGELIDSNIAPHDIIEIGELDSMKNIVLDLNEKNCKRTITLCKIVGLAVMDVALAKEFLSLRAKHTVNREQMAS is encoded by the coding sequence ATGAACAATTCTATAGTTACCGATGATGAGGTTAGAGAGTTCTACTTAAACTGCTCTTCTCACACAATTATTGAAACCCTCATCGGCTTGCATGACTCATTGAGACTCTATTCCCAAAATCACGGGATACTGCCCAATAGgatatttaaaaaattggatgaaGGCAATGAGGATGCTAACATATCCCACATATTCATGCCTGTTGTGAGCAAGGATTTTTCAGGAATAAAAGTTCTGGttaataacaacaataaaaattttcaaggtGTAATTAATCTTATCGAGCCTGAAACAGGAAAATTAGTTGGATGTTTTGAGGCGAAACAAATTACCGCTATAAGAACTGCCCTTGTATCATGTATTGGTTTGTATAGGCAACTCTCAGATTCTCATGATAAGTTGTTTAGATTTGAAGATGGCACTTGTCATTTAACATGTTTTGGTACTGGTCTTCAGGCATTTTGGCACATATACATAGCTGTTAAACTAATTTTTTCAGGGATTGTTGACGAATCTTTGAAGCTAGTCGAAATAAACATACTATATCACAACAACATGATGGACTTGGATTGTGTGGaatcaataaagaagtCATTTGGAGGCGATTTGAAGATAAAGCTTAATCAGTACCAGATGAAAGATATGAGCTTAAAAGATAATGGCGTTGTTTCTAGTAGCGACATTATCTTCGGTTGTTTACCTACTCTGGAGCCCAACTTGTTTTTGAAGCAGTTGGTAAACAATGAAGCTTCTACAGAGCAGAAACATACTTATATCTCGTTAATTGGAAGTTACAAGCCAGTAATGCACGAATGTGATAAGGAATTGATTGATAAGTTCAAACAAAATGACGAGAACACTTGCATTTTGGTAGACTCAAGGGAACATACCCTATTGGAATCTGGAGAGTTAATTGATTCTAATATCGCACCGCATGATATCATTGAAATTGGTGAACTAGACTCCATGAAGAACATAGTGTTAGACTTGAATGAAAAGAACTGTAAAAGAACTATCACCTTATGCAAAATTGTTGGTCTAGCGGTCATGGACGTGGCGCTTGCTAAGGAATTCTTGAGCTTGAGGGCAAAACATACAGTAAACAGGGAACAAATGGCATCTTAG
- the RCK1 gene encoding putative serine/threonine protein kinase RCK1 (Protein kinase involved in the response to oxidative stress~similar to YGL158W) → MSINQKFTADGIDFYSQTPDAAYFNAADGKNKVNRISNNSGNLHRSFASDCRRSSLSVDFHVTSSDSEKSEQTYFESKPQDDQYFSDVFSTGLELNEIPGPSNHYSSLSYRYPEQLELHNYKLLSQIGEGAFSRVFKAVEIDRDDQAPVAIKVITKKSILSDEILNENDGIQGSSRKKVMNEIAIHKLVSKNNPHCTKFIAFQESTNYYYLVSELVTGGEIFDKIVQLTFFSEDLARHVISQVAIAVKHMHYMGIVHRDVKPENLLFEPIPFYGCGGDVQKEDKFTLGVGGGGIGLVKLMDFGLAKKIRNTTAKTPCGTTEYAAPEIFNSKEYSTKVDMWSIGCVLFTLLCGYPPFYEKNQEILIKKISKGDYEFLEPWWDNISPGAKNAVTHLLEVDPSKRYDIDDFLNDPWLNSYDCLKSAHSHSYASVESTLNVSFDERTEALHSALSCQSQKQDDAKSSSSGSSEYIFTAEEDGHLRGSWTGELRGRFTLDLTRSSVYRRRKNKIFFW, encoded by the coding sequence atgtcaataaaccaaaaatttacaGCCGATGGCATCGATTTTTATTCACAAACGCCTGATGCCGCGTATTTCAATGCCGCTGACggcaaaaataaagttaaCAGAATAAGTAACAACTCGGGCAATTTGCACCGCTCTTTTGCATCAGATTGCCGTAGATCATCTCTTTCAGTGGACTTTCATGTCACCTCATCGGATTCAGAAAAAAGCGAACAAACCTACTTTGAAAGCAAACCCCAAGACGACCAATATTTTAGTGACGTTTTTTCCACCGGATTGGAATTAAATGAAATTCCCGGCCCGTCAAACCACTATTCCAGTTTAAGTTATCGGTACCCCGAACAATTAGAGTTGCACAATTATAAATTACTTAGTCAAATCGGTGAAGGGGCATTTTCCAGAGTATTCAAAGCAGTAGAAATCGACAGGGATGACCAAGCTCCTGTAGCCATCAAAGTAATCACGAAGAAAAGCATTTTGAGCGATGAAATCTTAAATGAGAACGATGGAATTCAAGGCTCCAGTAGAAAGAAAGTCATGAACGAAATTGCCATCCATAAGTTGGTTTCAAAAAACAACCCGCATTGTACAAAATTTATCGCCTTCCAAGAGTCGACCAACTACTATTATTTAGTGTCAGAGTTAGTCACTGGTGGGGAAATATTTGATAAGATCGTCCAACTAACTTTCTTCAGTGAAGACTTAGCTCGTCATGTCATTTCGCAAGTGGCAATAGCAGTCAAGCATATGCACTACATGGGTATTGTTCATCGTGATGTGAAACCAGAAAACTTACTATTTGAACCTATCCCATTTTATGGCTGTGGTGGGGACGTACAAAAAGAGGACAAATTTACATTAGGTGTCGGTGGGGGTGGTATTGGCTTAGTGAAGTTAATGGACTTCGGATTAGCTAAGAAGATTCGTAACACTACCGCAAAAACTCCCTGCGGAACGACAGAATACGCCGCACCAGAAATATTCAACTCCAAAGAATACTCTACGAAAGTTGATATGTGGAGTATTGGTTGCGTATTATTCACATTATTATGTGGATACCCTCCATTTTACGAAAAGAACCAAGAAAtattaataaagaaaatttcaaaaggaGACTACGAATTCTTGGAGCCATGGTGGGATAACATAAGCCCTGGTGCTAAGAACGCAGTTACCCATCTTTTGGAAGTTGACCCAAGCAAAAGATACGATATCGACGACTTCCTGAATGACCCTTGGTTAAATTCGTACGATTGCTTGAAATCCGCACACTCGCATTCGTATGCTAGCGTAGAAAGCACACTAAATGTTTCATTCGACGAGAGAACGGAGGCGCTACATTCTGCATTGAGCTGCCAATCTCAAAAGCAAGATGACGCCAAATCTTCCAGCAGTGGAAGCTCGGAATACATATTTACGGCCGAAGAAGACGGGCATCTAAGGGGCAGTTGGACTGGTGAGCTCAGGGGACGTTTTACTTTAGACCTCACAAGGTCATCTGTGTACCgaagaaggaagaacaaaatttttttctggtaA
- the ARI1 gene encoding carbonyl reductase (NADPH-dependent) ARI1 (NADPH-dependent aldehyde reductase~similar to YGL157W) gives MATDNTTVFVSGATGFIALHIVNDLLKAGYTVIGSGRSQEKNDGLLKKFNNNPKLSMEIVKDIAVPNAFDEVFKKRGKEIKIVLHTASPFHFQTTNFEKDLLTPAVNGTKSILEAIKKYAADTVEKVVITSSTAALVAPTEMSKGDLVITEESWNKDTWESCQANAVAAYCGSKKFAEQTAWDFLKENQSSVKFTLSTVNPGYVFGPQMFADSLKHGINTSSGIISELIRSKVGEEFFNYCGPFIDVRDVSKAHLVAIEKPECAGKRLVLSEGLFCSQEVVDILNGEFPQLKGKIATGEPASGPAFLEKNSCKFDNSKTKKILGFKFYNLKDCIVDTAAQMLEVQSEA, from the coding sequence ATGGCTACTGATAATACCACTGTTTTCGTTTCTGGTGCAACCGGTTTCATTGCTTTACACATCGTGAATGACTTGCTGAAAGCTGGCTATACAGTCATCGGTTCAGGGAGAtcccaagaaaaaaacgaTGGcttactgaaaaaattcaataataatCCCAAACTATCAATGGAAATCGTAAAAGATATTGCTGTTCCAAACGCCTTTGAcgaagttttcaaaaagcGTGGTAAGGAAATTAAGATTGTGTTACACACTGCTTCTCCATTCCATTTTCAAACTACtaactttgaaaaagatcTTCTAACTCCTGCAGTCAACGGTACAAAATCTATTTTGGAAGCgatcaaaaaatatgctGCCGACACTGTTGAAAAAGTCGTTATTACTTCGTCTACTGCTGCTCTTGTGGCACCCACAGAAATGAGCAAGGGAGACTTGGTAATTACCGAAGAAAGTTGGAATAAGGATACTTGGGAGAGTTGTCAAGCCAATGCCGTTGCCGCATATTGTGGTTCGAAAAAGTTTGCTGAACAAACCGCTTGGGATTTCCTTAAGGAAAACCAATCAAGTGTCAAATTCACACTGTCCACTGTCAATCCAGGATACGTCTTCGGTCCTCAAATGTTTGCTGATTCGCTAAAACATGGTATAAATACCTCCTCAGGTATCATATCCGAATTGATCCGTTCCAAGGTAGgtgaagaattttttaattacTGTGGCCCATTTATTGACGTCCGTGACGTTTCTAAAGCTCACTTAGTCgcaattgaaaaacccGAATGTGCTGGCAAAAGGTTAGTCTTGAGTGAAGGTTTATTCTGCTCTCAGGAAGTCGTTGACATTTTAAACGGGGAATTCCCGCAATTAAAGGGCAAGATAGCTACAGGTGAACCTGCAAGCGGTCCAGcctttttggaaaaaaactCCTGCAAGTTTGACAATTCtaagacaaagaaaatattgggATTCAAGTTTTACAATTTAAAGGATTGCATAGTTGATACCGCAGCACAAATGCTAGAAGTGCAAAGTGAAGCCTAA
- the AMS1 gene encoding alpha-mannosidase (Vacuolar alpha mannosidase~similar to YGL156W) codes for MSSEGITYDPQFKPVQGIYENRLRQFIDTGGDYHDLNLPKFYDKKRISLDHDHVKVWWYQVSFERGSSPVSPDKRPSWRSIIERDKKGELEFREANINQPFGPSWSTTWFKVKISLPEDWAKSDEQLLFQWDCSNEGIVIDPKTLIPVTAFSGGERTEYVLPKTSDGKHFFYIEAGNNGMFGCGAGSTINPPDDNRFFHLRKADIVWPDLDARGLYIDFWMLGDAARELPGDSWQKHQARQLGNAVMNLFDPNDRSSVRKCRELLQREYFDSFSESSKVYEQGESQVLTNVYGIGNCHIDTAWLWPFAETRRKIVRSWSSQCTLMDRFPEYKFVASQAQQFKWLLEDHPEFFNKVLIPKIQQSQFFAVGGTWVENDTNIPSGESLARQFFFGQRFFLKHFGLKSKIFWLPDTFGYSSQMPQLCRLSGIDRFLTQKLSWNNINSFPHSTFNWAGIDGSQLLTHMPPGNTYTADSHFGDVLRTAKQNKTSEYYGSGLMLYGKGDGGGGPTEEMLQKMRRIRSMNNRNGNVIPKLQVGVTVDEFYDDILKRTNQGHDLPTWSGELYFEFHRGTYTSQAQTKKLMRLSEIKLHDLEWIAAKTSVLYPDSYKYPSEQINELWENVLLCQFHDVLPGSCIEMVYKYEAVPMLHNVVKECTSLIDKTLQFLQSQSKADLVEMGTLTWSKPEKVSGEYSLCGSYTSSVTGYDGYIVLANGKLKVIICKKTGVITSITDETLGVEYLDTRNGRNKLGANQFVIFDDKPLGWQAWDTELYSVNQYEYITKPKKVQVSCNTKEKCAVEVVFQISEKCKVKSVISLNATTANDAKLSKVDISTTVENWDARNKFLKVEFPVNVRNDFASYETQFGITKRPTHYNTSWDVAKFEVCHHKFADYSEYSKGVSILNNCKYGFSTHGNLMRLSLLRSPKAPDAHADMGTHEIKYAIYPHRGALSSDTVKLAHEFNYDFKYRLPKDIGLNFDDIISISGDENVILSNIKRGEDDSAIKSNYSLSPKDEQSIVVRVYESLGGESFASLNTTLNLKRIEKIDNLEMKVFKSLTATRDESNRAINRIPIKLRPFEIASFKLYF; via the coding sequence ATGTCATCTGAAGGTATCACGTATGATCCTCAGTTCAAACCTGTTCAGGGAATCTACGAGAATAGATTAAGACAATTTATTGATACTGGTGGAGATTACCACGACTTAAATTTACCCAAGTTCTATGACAAGAAACGTATTTCATTAGATCATGATCACGTTAAGGTTTGGTGGTACCAGGTTTCCTTTGAACGTGGTTCCTCTCCTGTTTCTCCTGATAAGAGGCCATCTTGGAGATCCATCATTGAACGTGACAAGAAGGGTGAATTGGAATTTAGAGAAGCAAACATAAATCAGCCTTTTGGCCCCAGCTGGTCTACCACTTGGTTCAAGGTGAAGATCTCTTTGCCCGAAGACTGGGCCAAATCTGACGAGCAACTACTCTTTCAATGGGACTGTTCTAACGAAGGAATTGTCATAGACCCAAAAACTCTGATTCCTGTGACTGCTTTTTCAGGTGGTGAAAGGACTGAATATGTTTTACCGAAAACGTCGGATGGgaaacatttcttttacaTCGAAGCTGGTAACAATGGTATGTTTGGTTGCGGTGCAGGATCCACTATAAATCCACCGGATGATAATAGATTCTTTCATTTAAGGAAAGCTGATATTGTTTGGCCCGACCTGGATGCTCGTGGGCTGTATATCGATTTTTGGATGCTGGGGGATGCTGCAAGAGAACTACCTGGAGACTCTTGGCAAAAACATCAGGCAAGACAACTAGGCAATGCCGTTATGAACCTTTTTGACCCTAATGATCGTTCAAGTGTTCGTAAATGTCGTGAACTACTACAAAGGGAGTACTTTGATTCCTTTTCAGAAAGCAGCAAAGTTTATGAGCAAGGTGAATCTCAAGTTTTAACGAACGTTTATGGTATCGGTAACTGTCATATTGACACAGCTTGGCTATGGCCATTCGCAGAAACAAGGAGAAAAATTGTGAGGTCTTGGTCTTCTCAATGCACTTTGATGGATCGCTTCCCAGAGTATAAATTTGTTGCTTCACAGGCTCAACAGTTTAAATGGTTATTAGAAGATCACCCCGAgttcttcaataaagtaTTAATTCCGAAGATTCAGCAGTCCCAGTTTTTTGCTGTTGGAGGTACATGGGTCGAAAACGATACTAATATTCCTTCAGGGGAATCGCTGGCAAGGcagttcttttttggtcAAAGGTTTTTCTTGAAGCATTTTGGCCTTAAGtcaaagatattttggTTACCGGACACCTTTGGTTATTCTTCACAAATGCCACAACTTTGCCGCTTATCTGGGATTGATAGATTTTTGACTCAAAAACTTTCCTGGAATAATATCAACAGTTTCCCGCATAGCACGTTTAACTGGGCCGGTATCGACGGTTCTCAATTATTGACTCACATGCCTCCTGGCAATACTTATACAGCAGATTCACACTTCGGAGATGTTTTGCGTACCGCTAAGCAGAACAAGACCTCAGAATATTACGGCTCCGGTTTAATGTTGTACGGAAAGGGTGATGGTGGTGGAGGGCCAACTGAGGAAATGCTGCAAAAAATGAGGCGTATTAGATCTATGAATAACAGAAATGGTAATGTTATCCCAAAGTTACAAGTTGGTGTAACGGTTGATGAGTTTTATGATgacattttgaaaagaaccaATCAAGGCCATGATTTACCTACCTGGAGTGGCGAATTGTATTTCGAATTCCACAGAGGGACATATACTAGCCAAGCCCAGaccaaaaaattaatgagATTATCTGAAATAAAACTGCATGATCTGGAATGGATAGCTGCTAAGACTTCAGTTTTATATCCCGACTCATATAAATATCCCTCCGAGCAGATTAACGAACTCTGGGAGAATGTTTTGTTGTGCCAATTTCACGACGTTCTTCCGGGGTCATGTATCGAAATGGTATATAAGTATGAGGCCGTCCCTATGTTGCATAACGTTGTGAAGGAATGCACTTCATTAATAGATAAAACccttcaatttcttcagaGTCAAAGCAAGGCTGATCTGGTTGAGATGGGAACACTAACTTGGTCAAAACCAGAAAAGGTGTCTGGGGAGTACTCCTTATGCGGCAGCTACACGTCTTCTGTAACTGGTTACGACGGCTATATAGTTCTTGCCAATGGGAAGTTGAAAGTTATCATTTGCAAAAAGACAGGTGTGATCACTAGCATTACAGATGAAACTTTGGGGGTAGAATACCTGGACACGAGGAATGGTAGAAACAAATTAGGTGCCAACCAGTTCgttatttttgatgataaaCCTTTGGGCTGGCAGGCCTGGGATACTGAGCTTTATTCCGTAAACCAATACGAGTATATTACCAAGCCAAAGAAGGTTCAGGTTTCCTGCAATACAAAGGAGAAATGCGCAGTTGAGGTCGTCTTTCAAATTTCCGAAAAATGCAAAGTTAAATCAGTGATTTCACTGAATGCCACTACAGCTAACGATGCTAAATTAAGCAAAGTCGACATTTCAACGACGGTAGAAAATTGGGATGCtagaaacaaatttttaaaagttgAATTTCCCGTTAATGTTCGCAACGATTTTGCTTCATATGAAACTCAATTCGGAATCACCAAAAGACCAACCCATTATAATACCTCATGGGATGTCGCCAAATTTGAAGTTTGCCACCATAAATTTGCTGATTATTCTGAATACAGCAAGGGTGTTTCaattttgaacaattgCAAATATGGGTTTTCCACACATGGTAACTTGATGAGGTTGTCATTGTTAAGATCGCCAAAAGCTCCAGATGCTCACGCCGACATGGGTACTCATGAGATAAAATATGCTATCTATCCACATAGAGGAGCACTATCTAGTGACACTGTTAAGCTAGCTCATGAATTCAATTATGACTTCAAATACAGACTCCCCAAAGATATTGGCCTAAATTTCGATGACATCATAAGCATTTCTGGAGATGAGAATGTCATTTTGTCTAACATCAAGAGAGGCGAAGATGATAGTGCTATCAAGTCCAACTATTCATTAAGCCCAAAGGATGAACAAAGTATTGTGGTTAGGGTTTACGAATCTCTTGGTGGGGAATCTTTTGCTTCATTAAATACCACGCTGAATTTGAAGcgtattgaaaaaatcgataATCTGGAGATGAAAGTCTTTAAGAGTTTGACAGCAACGCGCGACGAATCAAACCGTGCAATAAACAGAATTCCTATCAAGTTGAGACCATTTGAGATTGCTTCATTCAAGTTGTATTTCTGA